The Christiangramia flava JLT2011 genome has a segment encoding these proteins:
- a CDS encoding YjjG family noncanonical pyrimidine nucleotidase, whose product MDWNNITHIFFDLDHTLWDFERNSALAFRDIFEKHEIELDLEAFQKIYKPINFKYWELYRNNSVSKEALRYGRLKDSFDSLQFEATDATINLLAEDYIHYLPNNNHLLEGSLEVLDYLFPKYQLHIITNGFEEVQQRKMKSSGIWPYFSTITTSEEAGVKKPHPQIFEKALSKSRALPAESVMIGDNLEADIIGAHQFGLRTIFLNSEKEQPAVEFPQIQKLKELRNYL is encoded by the coding sequence ATGGACTGGAATAATATCACTCATATCTTTTTTGATCTGGATCACACCCTTTGGGATTTTGAAAGAAATTCGGCCCTGGCCTTTCGGGATATTTTTGAAAAGCATGAGATTGAGCTCGATTTGGAAGCTTTTCAAAAGATCTACAAACCTATCAATTTCAAATACTGGGAGTTGTATCGCAATAATTCGGTTTCCAAAGAGGCCTTGCGATATGGGCGCTTAAAAGACAGTTTTGACAGCCTCCAATTCGAAGCTACCGATGCCACCATCAACCTGCTGGCCGAGGATTATATCCATTATCTTCCGAATAATAATCATTTGCTCGAAGGCAGTTTGGAAGTTCTGGACTATTTATTTCCGAAGTATCAATTGCATATCATCACGAATGGGTTCGAGGAAGTGCAGCAGCGAAAGATGAAAAGTTCCGGAATTTGGCCGTATTTCTCCACCATCACGACTTCGGAAGAAGCCGGAGTGAAAAAACCGCATCCGCAGATTTTTGAAAAGGCACTTTCCAAGAGTCGCGCTCTTCCGGCAGAATCGGTGATGATCGGCGATAACCTGGAAGCCGATATTATCGGGGCGCACCAGTTTGGTCTGAGGACGATTTTCCTGAATTCTGAAAAAGAGCAGCCAGCTGTTGAATTTCCCCAAATTCAAAAGTTAAAAGAACTTCGAAATTATTTATAA